The proteins below are encoded in one region of Streptomyces ficellus:
- the hisG gene encoding ATP phosphoribosyltransferase: MLRIAVPNKGSLSGPASAMLHEAGYQQRKESKELVMVDPENEVEFFYLRPRDIAIYVSSGKLDIGITGRDLLLDSGANAEEILQLGFARSTFRYATKPGTASGPAGFGGMTIATSYEGIVAKHLADQGIDASVVHLDGAVETAIELGVAQIIADVVETGTSLRNAGLEVVGEPILKSEAVVIRRTGAPTDDPKVQQFLRRLQGVLVARSYVMMDYDCRAEHLEQAVALTPGLESPTVSPLHNEGWVAVRAMVPAREAQRIMDDLYALGARAILTTEIHACRL, translated from the coding sequence ATGCTGCGCATCGCCGTCCCCAACAAGGGTTCACTGTCCGGACCTGCGTCGGCGATGCTCCATGAGGCCGGCTACCAGCAGCGCAAGGAGTCCAAGGAGCTGGTGATGGTCGACCCGGAGAACGAGGTCGAGTTCTTCTACCTCCGCCCCCGCGACATCGCCATCTACGTCAGCTCCGGCAAGCTCGACATCGGCATCACCGGCCGCGACCTGCTGCTGGACTCCGGCGCCAACGCCGAGGAGATCCTCCAGCTCGGCTTCGCCCGCTCCACCTTCCGGTACGCCACCAAGCCCGGCACCGCGAGCGGCCCCGCCGGCTTCGGCGGCATGACGATCGCCACCTCCTACGAGGGCATCGTCGCCAAGCACCTCGCCGACCAGGGCATCGACGCCTCCGTCGTCCACCTCGACGGCGCGGTCGAGACCGCCATCGAACTCGGCGTCGCCCAGATCATCGCCGACGTCGTCGAGACCGGCACCTCCCTGCGCAACGCGGGCCTGGAGGTCGTCGGCGAGCCGATCCTCAAGTCCGAGGCCGTCGTCATCCGCCGCACCGGCGCCCCCACCGACGACCCCAAGGTGCAGCAGTTCCTGCGCCGTCTCCAGGGCGTCCTGGTGGCCCGGTCGTACGTGATGATGGACTACGACTGCCGCGCCGAGCACCTGGAGCAGGCCGTCGCCCTCACCCCGGGCCTGGAGTCCCCGACGGTCTCCCCGCTGCACAACGAGGGCTGGGTCGCCGTCCGCGCCATGGTCCCCGCCCGGGAGGCACAGCGCATCATGGATGACCTGTACGCCCTGGGCGCCCGCGCGATCCTCACCACCGAGATCCACGCCTGCCGCCTCTGA
- a CDS encoding AAA family ATPase, with protein sequence MDTGTQGTQAPADLAWLRGVDAYTMGAYPQAEEEFRAAVRIDPGMADGWLGLHALRVDTTTALLRMYRNRDRFGEQRARYRRTLNSWYWLGWWVQPVLESPRDLLLAHASHWLDGRHVPELDRALAGLPPVDADPQVRFLHACRAYLVKDWDQLVRHTEPLVNDPLLGIEAGLFGGMARVRLEMYGQAEPLLSAALMRCRSEQPQRKELRYWLARAREGTGRSAAALPLYRAVHRIDPAFMDTAARLDAIAEYDGFDGTDDPAADLAAVSLSGLGQDAADLTDTATDVPPGDVLRLGGDPQQPQPPGQAPGQPPGQTPGPSGGQPPAQPPTPAHGVRVSAPLPGRPRTPAFPASPTDPALLAQALAELERMVGLEPVKRQVKALSAQLEMARLRAEQGLPVQPPKRHFVFSGPSGTGKTTVARILGRVFYALGLLGGDHLVEAQRSDLVGEFLGQTAVKANELIDSALGGVLFVDEAYSLSNSGYSKGDAYGDEALQVLLKRAEDNRDHLVVILAGYPEGMDRLLATNPGLSSRFTTRVDFPSYRPLELTAIGEVLAAANGDVWDEEALDELRSVSGHVVDQGWIDELGNGRFLRTLYEKSCAYRDLRLSGYTAAPTREDLATLRLPDLMQAYGEVLSGRGPANRGPQDPPGSTGPAGY encoded by the coding sequence ATGGACACCGGCACGCAGGGCACGCAGGCCCCGGCCGACCTCGCCTGGCTGCGCGGCGTGGACGCCTACACCATGGGTGCGTATCCGCAGGCGGAGGAGGAGTTCCGGGCGGCGGTACGGATCGATCCCGGCATGGCGGACGGGTGGCTCGGGCTGCACGCCCTGCGCGTCGACACGACGACCGCCCTGCTGCGGATGTACCGCAACCGCGACCGCTTCGGTGAGCAGCGGGCCCGCTACCGCCGGACGCTCAACTCCTGGTACTGGCTCGGCTGGTGGGTGCAGCCCGTGCTGGAGAGCCCGCGCGACCTGCTCCTGGCGCACGCCTCGCACTGGCTGGACGGCCGCCACGTGCCGGAGCTGGACCGGGCGCTGGCCGGGCTGCCGCCCGTGGACGCCGACCCCCAGGTGCGCTTCCTGCACGCCTGCCGGGCCTATCTGGTCAAGGACTGGGACCAGCTCGTACGCCACACCGAGCCGCTCGTGAACGACCCGCTGCTGGGCATCGAGGCCGGGCTCTTCGGCGGCATGGCCCGGGTCCGCCTGGAGATGTACGGGCAGGCCGAGCCCCTGCTGTCCGCCGCCCTGATGCGCTGCCGCAGCGAGCAGCCGCAGCGCAAGGAGCTGCGCTACTGGCTGGCCCGCGCCCGCGAGGGCACCGGCCGCAGCGCCGCCGCCCTGCCCCTGTACCGCGCCGTGCACCGGATCGACCCGGCGTTCATGGACACCGCCGCGCGGCTCGACGCGATCGCGGAGTACGACGGGTTCGACGGCACCGACGACCCGGCGGCCGACCTGGCGGCCGTGTCCCTGTCCGGCCTCGGCCAGGACGCCGCCGACCTCACCGACACGGCCACGGACGTCCCGCCCGGCGACGTGCTCCGCCTCGGCGGCGACCCGCAGCAGCCCCAGCCGCCCGGCCAGGCACCGGGCCAGCCGCCCGGACAGACGCCCGGCCCCTCCGGCGGACAGCCGCCCGCACAGCCCCCGACGCCCGCCCACGGCGTACGGGTGTCCGCACCCCTGCCCGGCCGCCCGCGCACCCCGGCGTTCCCCGCGAGCCCCACCGACCCGGCGCTGCTCGCCCAGGCGCTCGCCGAGCTGGAGCGCATGGTGGGCCTGGAGCCGGTGAAGCGGCAGGTGAAGGCGCTCTCGGCGCAGCTGGAGATGGCACGGCTGCGGGCCGAGCAGGGACTGCCGGTGCAGCCGCCGAAACGTCACTTTGTCTTCTCCGGTCCGTCCGGCACCGGGAAGACCACGGTCGCGAGGATCCTCGGCCGGGTCTTCTACGCCCTCGGCCTGCTCGGCGGCGACCACCTCGTGGAGGCGCAACGCTCCGACCTGGTGGGCGAGTTCCTCGGCCAGACCGCGGTCAAGGCGAACGAGCTGATCGACTCGGCGCTCGGCGGGGTGCTGTTCGTGGACGAGGCGTACTCCCTGTCCAACTCCGGGTACAGCAAGGGCGACGCGTACGGCGACGAGGCGCTCCAGGTGCTGCTCAAGCGGGCCGAGGACAACCGCGACCACCTCGTGGTCATCCTGGCCGGCTACCCCGAGGGCATGGACCGGCTGCTCGCCACCAACCCCGGGCTGTCGTCCCGCTTCACCACGCGGGTCGACTTCCCCTCGTACCGGCCGCTCGAGCTGACCGCGATCGGCGAGGTGCTGGCCGCGGCGAACGGCGACGTCTGGGACGAGGAGGCGCTCGACGAGCTGCGTTCCGTCAGCGGGCACGTCGTCGACCAGGGCTGGATCGACGAGCTGGGCAACGGCCGGTTCCTGCGCACGCTGTACGAGAAGTCGTGCGCCTACCGCGACCTGCGGCTGTCCGGCTACACCGCGGCGCCCACGCGGGAGGACCTCGCCACGCTCCGCCTGCCGGACCTGATGCAGGCGTACGGCGAGGTCCTGTCGGGCCGCGGTCCCGCGAACCGCGGCCCCCAGGACCCGCCGGGCTCCACGGGCCCGGCCGGGTACTGA
- a CDS encoding riboflavin synthase, whose amino-acid sequence MFTGIVEELGEVTAVENLGDSSRFRLRGPLVTEDAKHGDSIAVNGVCLTVVETAGGEFTADVMAETLNRSSLGALTTGSRVNLERPMAVGDRLGGHIVQGHVDGTGTILARTPSENWEIVKISLPAALRRYVVEKGSITVDGVSLTVVDAAADFFTISLIPTTLALTTLGIKEPGDPVNLEVDVIAKYVERLIGDKAEGAAK is encoded by the coding sequence GTGTTCACCGGAATCGTCGAAGAACTGGGCGAGGTCACCGCCGTGGAGAACCTCGGTGACTCCTCCCGCTTCCGCCTCCGCGGCCCCCTCGTCACCGAGGACGCCAAGCACGGCGACTCGATCGCCGTCAACGGCGTCTGCCTCACCGTGGTCGAGACCGCCGGCGGCGAGTTCACCGCCGACGTCATGGCCGAGACCCTCAACCGCTCCAGCCTCGGCGCCCTCACCACCGGCTCCCGGGTCAACCTGGAGCGCCCCATGGCGGTCGGCGACCGGCTCGGCGGCCACATCGTCCAGGGCCACGTCGACGGCACCGGCACCATCCTCGCCCGCACCCCCTCCGAGAACTGGGAGATCGTGAAGATCTCCCTCCCGGCCGCCCTGCGCCGGTACGTCGTCGAGAAGGGCTCCATCACGGTGGACGGCGTCAGCCTCACCGTCGTCGACGCGGCGGCCGACTTCTTCACCATCAGCCTCATCCCCACCACCCTCGCCCTGACCACGCTCGGCATCAAGGAGCCCGGCGACCCGGTCAACCTCGAGGTCGACGTCATCGCCAAGTACGTCGAGCGGCTCATCGGCGACAAGGCCGAAGGAGCGGCGAAGTGA
- a CDS encoding PH domain-containing protein codes for MSDPHAPALPVTFRPTRTRAVLLTVGLLMFVTITAVALMLDTLGPGERVSFVFTAALFFGVLALLSRPKVVADDEGVTVVNLTRTRRLAWAEILQVNLREGDPWVFLDLSDGTSMPALGIQPGIGKQQAIRDARALRALAETRGTGTDTA; via the coding sequence ATGTCCGACCCCCACGCCCCCGCCCTCCCGGTCACCTTCCGGCCGACCCGCACCCGGGCCGTCCTGCTGACCGTGGGCCTGCTGATGTTCGTGACCATCACGGCCGTCGCGCTGATGCTGGACACGCTCGGGCCGGGGGAGCGCGTCAGCTTCGTCTTCACCGCGGCGCTCTTCTTCGGTGTCCTCGCGCTCCTCAGCCGCCCCAAGGTCGTCGCCGACGACGAGGGCGTCACCGTCGTCAACCTCACCCGCACCCGCCGCCTGGCCTGGGCCGAGATCCTTCAGGTGAACCTGCGCGAGGGCGACCCCTGGGTCTTCCTCGACCTCAGCGACGGCACGAGCATGCCCGCCCTCGGCATCCAGCCGGGCATCGGGAAGCAGCAGGCCATCAGGGACGCGCGGGCCCTGCGCGCCCTCGCCGAGACCCGCGGCACCGGTACCGACACCGCCTGA
- a CDS encoding uridine kinase family protein, with the protein MDDLDRPAAALRALPPSCGPVRLVAVDGHAGSGKSTFAGRLATALGGAPVLHLDDLATHDELFAWTERLRAQALGPLSRGEVARIHPYDWNLRRFGPPVPLPPAPVVLIEGVGAGRRALRPHLARLLWMERAAEASWERGRHRDGPAQAAFWDGWTVAETRHFAADPSRPFAHALVRECPEGYEWLPGPAAAAGPNQFITDGDHLLPRSEPPY; encoded by the coding sequence ATGGACGACCTCGACCGGCCCGCCGCCGCGCTGCGCGCGCTGCCGCCCTCCTGCGGCCCGGTGCGGCTGGTCGCGGTCGACGGCCACGCCGGGTCCGGCAAGTCCACGTTCGCGGGCCGGCTGGCAACGGCGCTCGGCGGGGCCCCGGTGCTCCACCTGGACGACCTGGCGACCCACGACGAGCTGTTCGCCTGGACCGAGCGGCTCCGCGCCCAGGCACTCGGACCGCTGAGCCGTGGCGAGGTCGCGCGCATTCACCCGTACGACTGGAATCTGCGGCGCTTCGGGCCGCCCGTGCCACTCCCTCCGGCCCCCGTCGTCCTGATCGAAGGGGTGGGCGCCGGCCGCCGCGCGCTGCGGCCCCACTTGGCGCGGCTGCTGTGGATGGAGCGGGCCGCGGAGGCGTCGTGGGAGCGGGGCCGCCACCGGGACGGACCGGCGCAGGCCGCGTTCTGGGACGGGTGGACGGTGGCGGAGACACGCCACTTCGCGGCGGACCCGTCCCGGCCCTTCGCCCACGCGCTGGTACGGGAGTGTCCAGAGGGGTACGAGTGGCTGCCGGGGCCTGCTGCGGCAGCGGGCCCGAACCAGTTCATCACGGACGGTGACCACCTTTTGCCCCGTTCCGAGCCTCCGTACTGA
- a CDS encoding nicotinamide mononucleotide transporter family protein, whose product MTWLNTEAFTAFGQHILWSDMIGNTIGLVALALGWRRSVLTWPAQFLSGAILFAAFAGHLTGSAGKQVVVMAVAGWGWWQWTRGRQRSQDGTIAVRFATWRERGLMAGGALLGTLAVGGLFTAYPALSWDPWPDAYIFVGTLVAMYAQARGMVEFWFAWLLVDLVGVPLNFVNGYAFSGFVYVIYGALVLWGLRDWWLRSRASESALEGAPA is encoded by the coding sequence GTGACCTGGCTCAACACCGAGGCGTTCACCGCCTTCGGCCAGCACATCCTGTGGTCCGACATGATCGGCAACACCATCGGCCTGGTCGCCCTGGCCCTCGGCTGGCGCCGCTCCGTCCTCACCTGGCCCGCCCAGTTCCTCTCCGGCGCCATCCTCTTCGCCGCCTTCGCCGGCCACCTCACCGGCAGCGCCGGCAAGCAGGTCGTCGTCATGGCCGTCGCCGGCTGGGGCTGGTGGCAGTGGACCCGCGGCCGGCAGCGCAGCCAGGACGGCACGATCGCCGTGCGCTTCGCCACCTGGCGCGAACGCGGCCTCATGGCGGGCGGCGCCCTCCTCGGCACCCTCGCCGTCGGCGGCCTGTTCACCGCCTACCCGGCCCTCTCCTGGGACCCGTGGCCCGACGCGTACATCTTCGTCGGCACGCTGGTCGCCATGTACGCCCAGGCGCGCGGCATGGTCGAGTTCTGGTTCGCCTGGCTGCTCGTCGACCTCGTCGGCGTGCCGCTCAACTTCGTCAACGGCTACGCCTTCTCCGGCTTCGTCTACGTGATCTACGGTGCGCTCGTCCTGTGGGGCCTGCGCGACTGGTGGCTGCGCTCCCGCGCGAGCGAGTCCGCCCTGGAAGGAGCACCCGCATGA
- a CDS encoding bifunctional 3,4-dihydroxy-2-butanone-4-phosphate synthase/GTP cyclohydrolase II, giving the protein MSALPLWDATDLALDPVEQAIRDIAAGRPVVVVDDEDRENEGDLVVAAEKATPEIVAFMMSECRGLICAPMEGDELDRLQLPQMVGDNTESMKTAFTVSVDAAPAHGVTTGISAADRATTLQLLASGVAAPGDFVRPGHVFPLRAQPGGVLVRNGHTEAAVDLARLAGLRPAGAIVEIAGEDGVMLRLPELVPFARKHGLTIISIEDLIAYRRGNEPTVRREAEVRLPTAHGEYTAYGYRSTVDGVEHIALVHGDLGDGEDVLVRVHSECLTGDIFHSLRCDCGPQLQASMDRVAEAGRGVVVYLRGHEGRGIGLLSKLRAYELQERGHDTLDANLELGLPADARDYAAGAQMLADLGVRSLRLMTNNPEKVDALVRHGLTVKGREPMPVQAGEHNLRYLRTKRDRMGHDLPWLDAAAGASPCNNQ; this is encoded by the coding sequence ATGAGCGCCCTCCCCCTTTGGGACGCGACGGACCTCGCCCTCGACCCCGTCGAGCAGGCGATCCGCGACATCGCCGCCGGCCGCCCCGTCGTGGTCGTCGACGACGAGGACCGGGAGAACGAGGGCGACCTCGTGGTCGCCGCCGAGAAGGCGACGCCCGAGATCGTCGCCTTCATGATGAGCGAGTGCCGCGGCCTGATCTGCGCCCCCATGGAGGGCGACGAACTCGACCGCCTCCAGCTCCCGCAGATGGTCGGCGACAACACCGAGTCGATGAAGACGGCCTTCACCGTCTCGGTCGACGCCGCCCCCGCCCACGGCGTCACCACCGGCATCTCCGCCGCCGACCGCGCCACCACCCTCCAGCTCCTCGCCTCCGGCGTGGCCGCCCCCGGCGACTTCGTCCGGCCCGGCCACGTCTTCCCGCTGCGCGCCCAGCCCGGCGGCGTCCTCGTCCGCAACGGCCACACCGAGGCCGCGGTCGACCTGGCCCGGCTCGCCGGACTCCGCCCGGCCGGCGCCATCGTGGAGATCGCCGGCGAGGACGGGGTCATGCTCCGCCTCCCCGAGCTGGTCCCGTTCGCCCGCAAGCACGGCCTGACGATCATCTCCATCGAGGACCTGATCGCCTACCGCCGCGGCAACGAGCCGACCGTCCGCCGCGAGGCCGAGGTCCGGCTGCCGACCGCGCACGGCGAGTACACCGCCTACGGCTACCGCTCCACCGTCGACGGCGTCGAGCACATCGCGCTCGTCCACGGCGACCTCGGCGACGGCGAGGACGTCCTCGTCCGCGTCCACTCCGAATGCCTGACCGGCGACATCTTCCACTCGCTGCGCTGCGACTGCGGCCCCCAGCTCCAGGCCTCCATGGACCGCGTCGCCGAGGCCGGCCGCGGCGTCGTCGTCTACCTCCGCGGCCACGAGGGGCGCGGCATCGGGCTGCTGTCCAAGCTGCGCGCCTACGAACTCCAGGAGCGCGGCCACGACACCCTCGACGCCAACCTGGAGCTGGGCCTGCCCGCCGACGCCCGCGACTACGCCGCCGGCGCCCAGATGCTCGCCGACCTCGGCGTACGCAGCCTGCGGCTGATGACCAACAACCCCGAGAAGGTCGACGCCCTGGTCCGCCACGGCCTGACGGTCAAGGGCCGCGAGCCCATGCCCGTCCAGGCGGGCGAGCACAACCTCCGCTACCTGCGCACCAAGCGCGACCGGATGGGCCACGACCTGCCCTGGCTCGACGCCGCCGCCGGCGCGTCGCCCTGCAACAACCAGTAA
- a CDS encoding phosphoribosyl-ATP diphosphatase produces the protein MANTPRKSFEALFAELELKAKTGDPASSRTAELVDKGVHAIGKKVVEEAAEVWMAAEYEGKEAAAEEISQLLYHVQVMMVARGISLDDVYAHL, from the coding sequence ATGGCGAACACACCCCGTAAAAGCTTCGAAGCGCTCTTCGCCGAGCTGGAGCTCAAGGCCAAGACCGGCGACCCCGCCTCCTCCCGCACCGCCGAACTGGTGGACAAGGGTGTCCATGCCATCGGCAAGAAGGTCGTCGAGGAGGCCGCCGAGGTCTGGATGGCCGCCGAGTACGAGGGCAAGGAAGCCGCCGCCGAGGAGATCTCGCAGCTGCTGTACCACGTCCAGGTGATGATGGTCGCCCGCGGGATCTCGCTCGACGACGTCTACGCCCACCTCTGA
- the ribH gene encoding 6,7-dimethyl-8-ribityllumazine synthase, which yields MSGKGAPELSVKNCGDLRVAVIAAQWHEKIMDGLVDGALRALHELGIDEPTLLRVPGSFELPVVAKVLAGRGYDAIVALGVVVRGGTPHFEYVCQGVTQGLVQVSVDTGVPVGFGVLTCDTEEQALDRAGLEGSNEDKGHEAVTAAVATATTLRTVSEPWR from the coding sequence GTGAGCGGCAAGGGCGCACCCGAACTGAGCGTGAAGAACTGCGGCGACCTCCGGGTCGCCGTGATCGCGGCGCAGTGGCACGAGAAGATCATGGACGGTCTCGTCGACGGCGCCCTGCGCGCCCTGCACGAGCTGGGCATCGACGAGCCGACCCTGCTGCGGGTCCCCGGCAGCTTCGAGCTCCCGGTCGTCGCCAAGGTCCTCGCCGGCCGCGGCTACGACGCGATCGTCGCGCTCGGCGTCGTCGTCCGGGGCGGCACGCCCCACTTCGAGTACGTGTGCCAGGGCGTCACCCAGGGCCTCGTCCAGGTCTCCGTCGACACGGGCGTCCCCGTCGGATTCGGCGTACTGACCTGCGACACCGAGGAGCAGGCCCTGGACCGGGCCGGCCTGGAGGGGTCGAACGAGGACAAGGGCCACGAGGCGGTCACCGCCGCCGTCGCCACCGCCACCACACTGCGCACGGTCAGCGAACCCTGGCGCTGA
- a CDS encoding hemolysin family protein, which yields MSVLQLLFAGLLVLANGFFVGAEFALVSVRRSQVEPLGPGSKRARQVLYGLENLPQMMAAAQFGITVCSLTLGAVAEPTVAHLLEPVFHAVRMPEGLIHPLGYVIALAVVVFLHLVIGEMLPKNLAMAAPEKTALWLSPALVGFARLCRPVTAALGACSRLVLKAFRVEPKDEVEAVFTSTQLGRLVEDAGQAGLLDPAEQERLEDALELGSRPVSEVLIPRTSLVTVTPSVTPAEVEELTVRTGYSRFPVCAEGGGVFMGFVHVKDVLDLEDADRAVPQHVWRPMATLRAELPLDDALTVMRRAATHLAQVADPAGRILGLVALEDVLEMLVGEVRDPAHRSATPLVPVVTPVVTPAVAAAEPARAPALATGPPPGADLDGPGSGAAVGQDPAQGVLTA from the coding sequence ATGAGCGTCCTCCAACTCCTCTTCGCGGGCCTGCTCGTGCTCGCGAACGGGTTCTTCGTGGGCGCCGAGTTCGCCCTCGTGTCCGTACGCCGCAGCCAGGTCGAACCGCTCGGCCCCGGCTCCAAGCGGGCACGGCAGGTCCTGTACGGCCTGGAGAACCTGCCGCAGATGATGGCCGCCGCCCAGTTCGGCATCACCGTCTGCTCGCTGACCCTCGGCGCGGTCGCCGAACCGACCGTGGCGCACCTCCTGGAGCCGGTGTTCCACGCGGTGCGCATGCCCGAGGGCCTGATCCATCCGCTGGGGTACGTCATCGCGCTCGCCGTGGTGGTCTTCCTGCACCTGGTCATCGGCGAGATGCTGCCGAAGAACCTCGCCATGGCGGCGCCGGAGAAGACCGCGCTGTGGCTCAGCCCCGCCCTGGTCGGCTTCGCCCGGCTGTGCCGTCCCGTGACGGCGGCCCTCGGGGCCTGCTCCCGGCTGGTCCTCAAGGCGTTCCGGGTCGAGCCGAAGGACGAGGTCGAGGCGGTGTTCACCAGCACCCAGCTGGGCCGGCTGGTCGAGGACGCCGGCCAGGCGGGGCTCCTCGACCCGGCCGAGCAGGAGCGGCTGGAGGACGCCCTGGAGCTGGGCAGCCGCCCCGTCTCCGAGGTCCTCATCCCGCGTACGTCGCTGGTGACGGTCACCCCGTCGGTCACCCCGGCCGAGGTGGAGGAGCTGACCGTCCGCACCGGCTACTCCCGCTTCCCGGTGTGCGCGGAGGGCGGGGGCGTCTTCATGGGGTTCGTGCACGTCAAGGACGTGCTCGACCTGGAGGACGCCGACCGGGCCGTGCCGCAGCACGTGTGGCGCCCGATGGCGACGCTGCGGGCCGAGCTGCCGCTCGACGACGCCCTCACCGTGATGCGCCGCGCCGCCACGCACCTGGCCCAGGTCGCCGACCCCGCGGGGCGGATCCTGGGGCTGGTCGCGCTGGAGGACGTCCTGGAGATGCTGGTGGGCGAGGTCCGCGACCCGGCCCACCGCTCGGCCACGCCGCTGGTGCCGGTCGTCACCCCGGTCGTCACCCCGGCCGTCGCCGCCGCGGAGCCCGCCCGAGCGCCGGCCCTGGCGACCGGCCCCCCGCCCGGGGCGGACCTCGACGGCCCCGGTTCCGGTGCGGCGGTGGGCCAGGACCCGGCGCAGGGCGTCCTCACGGCCTGA
- a CDS encoding hemolysin family protein, protein MTIPLLLLAAAFLLILANGFFVAAEFGLVTVERADAERAAAEGDRRARTVVKALRELSFQLSGTQLGITITSLVVGMLAEPALAQLLDGPLTATGLPEGAVSGVAVAIGMLGASAVQMVIGELVPKNWAVSRPLHVARFVAGPQTLFSAAFRPVITLLNAAANRLVRLLGVEPTEELASARTPGELVSLARHSARAGALEQDTADLFVRTLSLGGLTAQHVMTPRVKVNALRTDATAADVVNLTRATGLSRFPVYRERIDEIVGMVHLKDALAVPAAERLRTPVARVAVPPLLVPETLPAQALLDRLRNEQPIAVVVDEYGGTAGVVTLEDIVEELVGEVRDEHDAEGDDRPELAAVPAEDGHAAWEADGSCRVHTLRRIGLDVPDGPYETVAGLVADLLGRIPAPGDRADLPGWRLSVRRVDRYRAERVRLVRTAAAPAPELAEAAR, encoded by the coding sequence ATGACCATCCCCCTCCTGCTGCTCGCCGCGGCATTCCTGCTGATCCTCGCCAACGGCTTCTTCGTGGCGGCCGAGTTCGGCCTCGTCACCGTCGAACGGGCGGACGCCGAACGTGCCGCCGCCGAGGGTGACCGGCGGGCCCGTACCGTCGTCAAGGCCCTGCGGGAACTGTCGTTCCAGCTGTCCGGCACCCAGCTCGGCATCACCATCACGTCGCTGGTCGTCGGCATGCTCGCCGAACCGGCGCTCGCGCAGCTCCTCGACGGGCCGCTCACCGCGACCGGACTGCCCGAAGGGGCCGTCTCCGGGGTCGCGGTCGCGATCGGCATGCTCGGCGCGTCCGCCGTCCAGATGGTGATCGGCGAACTCGTGCCCAAGAACTGGGCCGTCTCCCGGCCCCTGCACGTCGCCCGGTTCGTCGCCGGGCCGCAGACCCTGTTCTCGGCCGCCTTCCGGCCCGTCATCACCCTGCTCAACGCCGCCGCCAACCGGCTCGTACGGCTGCTCGGCGTCGAGCCCACCGAGGAGCTGGCGTCCGCGCGCACGCCCGGCGAGCTGGTGTCGCTCGCCCGGCACTCGGCGCGGGCCGGCGCGCTCGAACAGGACACGGCCGACCTCTTCGTACGGACCCTGTCCCTGGGCGGGCTCACCGCACAGCACGTGATGACGCCACGGGTGAAGGTCAACGCCCTGCGCACCGACGCCACCGCGGCGGACGTCGTCAACCTCACCCGGGCCACCGGCCTGTCGCGCTTCCCGGTCTACCGGGAGCGCATCGACGAGATCGTCGGCATGGTCCACCTGAAGGACGCGCTGGCCGTGCCCGCGGCCGAGCGGCTGCGCACCCCCGTGGCCCGGGTCGCCGTCCCGCCGCTGCTGGTCCCCGAGACCCTGCCCGCCCAGGCGCTCCTGGACCGGCTGCGCAACGAGCAGCCGATCGCCGTCGTCGTCGACGAGTACGGCGGCACGGCCGGGGTGGTCACCCTGGAGGACATCGTCGAGGAACTCGTCGGCGAGGTCCGGGACGAGCACGACGCCGAGGGCGACGACCGGCCCGAACTGGCCGCCGTGCCCGCCGAGGACGGACACGCCGCCTGGGAGGCCGACGGCAGCTGCCGCGTCCACACCCTCAGACGGATAGGCCTCGACGTCCCCGACGGGCCGTACGAGACCGTCGCCGGGCTCGTCGCCGACCTGCTCGGCCGCATCCCCGCGCCCGGCGACCGCGCCGACCTGCCCGGCTGGCGCCTCTCCGTGCGCCGGGTGGACCGCTACCGCGCCGAGCGCGTCCGGCTGGTCCGCACCGCCGCCGCACCGGCGCCGGAACTCGCGGAGGCCGCGCGATGA